CTTTTGTGCAAATCAATGTTAAATTTGGTTAATTTTTCTTGCGTAATTGGGTCAATATAAATTAACTGGCTTCTTGGAATTGGATCATGTCTTGCCCTTAACTCTTGAACTTGTCTATCATATTCAGCTTTTATTCAAAATAAACTTAATATTCCAGAACTAGCTAAAGAACCAAGACTGTTAACCTTATCATTATAATAAAAACGCATCAAAGGAAAGGCCATTGTTTCTCAAAATGGCTTTTGTCTAATATATAGAACATGATGATTTGTTAAAAAAGCACTTTCACCTTCGTGAGAATCAAGCAATATAGCTGTTCCGGTTGAAAATCTTACATTTCTCTGGAAAATATCTTTGTATCTTTGATCTGAGTAGTCAAGTGATCTAAAACCAAAATAATCTGGTTTAAAATAGTTTCATCGGAAACGAGGATTTAAGTAACCGAAATTAGTTTGCTTTACATTTTCGTTTTCAGAAACACTACCTGTATTTATTTTATCAAGTAGATAAATATTCAAGTTTTCATTTTTTTCGCCAAGAAAATGATTGTCATTTTCTTGTTTTATCACATTTGATTTTATGACAAAAGGTTGATATGAAAAAGTATTAGCTGGAACTCTATAATTTAAATCAAATCCGATTTGTTGTGCGGACTTGTTGTCATAATCACTTAGTTTCGAAATATCTAACTTATCATTTATTATCGGTATTTTTTTAATAGGTAAATCTTCAACAACTTGGTTTATTTCTGATCTTACCACCGGATTTTGTTCAAGTATAGGCTCAAGTTTAGGTTCAATTTTGGGCTCAGGTTTTGGTTTAGGCTTTGGCTTTGGTTGATTTGATTTGACTAAAGATTTTAAAGAAAAAAGATTCAAATTTTCAATTTGAGCTTTATCTAAAAACGGGTTTTGAATTGTTGATATTGATGAATTTGCTAAATTATGATTATTTTTAGGAGCAGAATTTTCAACGACATCATTATTATTTTCATTGGTTAATGACAAATCATTATTTAAATCATTTATAGTTTTGATATTTCCAATTAGGCTCAAATTTTCATCAATTTGCACCAAATCATTGTTTGGAGTTCCTAATTTTGGTAAAATTTGATTTTTTGAGTCATTTTTTTCAGTAATGACTTGATTTTTAGCACTTTCATCATTATTTTTTCTATGCTGCAAAGGTATAACATTAGCGCATGAAACTATAAAAAAATTAACAAAAAGCAAAGGAGCTAAAGATTTGAAAAATTTAGATTTCATAACTAAACCACCCTTCTCCTTTTCTGATAATTAATTTTATAATATATAAATTATACCAAAAAAAATATTCAAAAAATAAATATTACTATATTTGATGCTAAAGGCAAGATTATTCAATATTTAGTTAAAAATGATTAAAAAATATTTTAAGTTTTTAAGAGTTAATAATTAGAAACGGTAAACTGATAATTAAAAGCACAAAACCAACAACAAATCCCAGAAAAATTGGCAGAATAGATAGTTCTTTTTGTTTTTGCTTAACAAAATTATAATCAATTTTTGGACTAACAGGTTTAAATCCTCGTTTTTCCAACATCCTATTTTGGGATTGAATTCGCCATTTATGGTAGGAAACTGAAAAACTACTAAATAAACCAAGCCTTAACACCGTTGCAAGAACTGAAATTGAAATTGATAAAAGTCCCAAAATTGAAACTATGTCATATCAAACTTTTTTTTGAACAAAGGCCATGACAAAACCAATGGCAGCTAAAAATAAGGCTCAAAGAATCAAAGCCAAAATTGAACGTTTCTGGATTTGCCGTCTGAAAATAGCGCTGAAAAAAAACGAGAAAATAAACTTCATAATAAACCGTTGAATTAATGTAAAATAATTTTAAATATATTATATACTAAAAATTGATTTTTTTATTTTTAAACGGTTAATAGATAAATTATTTTTTTGCCATGGTTTATTAGAACGACTCAATCATTTTGGTTTTAGCAGTCAGTCTTTTAGAAAATGCTAGATAAAATTTTATATTTTATACATTTTTAATTTAAACAATAACAAATTTTATAATTTCATAATATACTAAAAAATTATAAAAACTTTTAACTATTTTTTATTAATTATAATATAATTTTATATATTATTCACCCATGATAGAAAATAACGATACTTACTTAGCGTCAAAATTCGACCATTTTTCCAATTGAAAAAAAGAACGAAAGATTTCGTTGATTTTTTCTTTACTTATTCTTTCAATTACAATTTCGCTAATTGCATATTCAATGATTGAAAACCGTAGAGAATTTGTTCTTGACAAATATTATTTTATAAGTTTTACTAATTATTTTCAAAATTTTAGCGCCTTTTTTTACTTAACTTACCAGTCAAACTTAATTTATGGAATTACCTTATTTACTTTTGTCCTTAATGCAACTCAACGCAAATTTCAAATTTTATTTGTTTTTACAGTAATTTTAACGATTGTTTTAATCGTTTTTTGGACTGTATTGGCTTGAAATTTAAATATGACTTGATCAGTTTTGGCAACAACATCAACTGTCCATTTTTTTCATCCAGTGTTTGCAATATTTGTACTTTTTTGGTATCGAAAACAGTTTTCGGTTAGCAAATTAGGTTTAGGTTTTGGAGTTATTTATTCAGTTTGTTATTATATTTTTTGTGTGCTTTTGTATTTTTTCACACTTAGACAATGAGTTGCGCCCGAAATTAAAAAAGTCGGAGCTCAAGAGATAAAAAATATGGTATTTTTTTACACAGGTTTAACTATTTATCCATTTATAAATTTTTTACACCCATTTTTTTATTCAGGAAATAACCAATCAATCGTAATTTTGTTAAACTTGTTAATGGCTTCTTCGGTTGTTTTTCTTCCATATATGATTTCGCTTTTTTATATTAATATTTTTGGAATTAAAGCAACAAATTGGCGTTTAACTCGAGAAATAAAATCGATTTCTAATCGTTTAAAAGCATTTTTTTGAGTATCCAAACCAAAAAATTAGGAGTAATTTGTTAAAAAGTGGCTAAAATTGTTGTTGGTCTTTCAGGCGGCGTTGATTCTGCAGTTAGTGCATACCTTCTAAAAAAACAAGGACATGAAGTTATTTGTGTCTTTATGAGAAATTGAGATTCTGACCTTAACAATGATTTTTTAGGTCAGAAAAATTTAGGTGACAATCATATTTGCCCTCAAGAACAAGATTGGCACGATGCAAAAAAAGTGGCAGAGCAACTAAATTTGCCAATTTTCCGTGTCGATTTTGTAAAACAATATTGAGACGAAGTTTTTAGCGATCTAATTCAAAAATACAAATCCGGTTTAACTCCAAATCCTGACATTTTGTGTAACAAAAACATAAAATTCAAACATTTTCTTGATTATGCAATTAATGTTCATCAAGCCGATTTTATTGCAATGGGTCACTATGCAAAAACAAAAAACGGAAAATTATTTACTCCTAAAGACAAAAATAAGGATCAAACCTATTTTTTAGGACAACTTTCAAAAGATCAGCTAAAAAAAACAATTTTCCCGCTTGGTGATTATTTAAAAACTGAGGTTAGAGAAATTGCCAAAAATTTAGAGCTAATGAATGCAACAAAAAAAGACTCAACCGGAATTTGCTTCATTGGTGAGCGAAAATTTACTGATTTTCTCCAAAATTATATTCCTGCTCAACCTGGCCCAATTGTCGATATTTACACAAATGAAATTATCGGAAAACATATTGGAATTATGTATTTTACAATTGGTCAGCGAAAAGGTTTTGGCCTAAGCGGAATGAATGAACCTTATTTTGTTGTTGGTCACAATCTTCAAGAAAAAATTTTGTATGTGGCTCCATCAAGTCAAAAAATTTGACTTGAATCAAACCAGCTTTTAGCAATTAATGCTAATTTTTTGACAGAAAATTTTCCACTCGAAAATTTAAAAGCCAAATTTCGCTACCGTCAAGAATTTGTCGAGGTTAATATTAAAATAATTGACCAAAATTCTTTTTATGTTTATTATCAAAATTATACTGCAGTAACGCCTGGCCAACAAGTTGTGATTTATTCTCAAGATCAAGTTGTTTTAGCTGGTGAAATATCACTTATTTTCCGTGATGACAAAAAACTTGATTATTTAAGTTAAGAAATCCCGAGTTTTCCAGTTTGATGAGATAATCTTAAAAAAGTGTCTGGTTTTTCACACTCTTTTAACTAAAAAAGCAAAATTATAAAATATTTAAACTACTTTTTTAGTTAAAAAACTGACAAAAATCATAAAAAAATACAACTACTATTTAAACTCAATGCAAATAGAAAACTCGTTTTTATTTACAGCGAGCCTAAAAAAATATATGAAGTTTTGAAAGAACAATAATTAAAAGCCATAAATTTATAGATTTCTAAACGGTTAAATTTAAGGCATTCCATTATTTAAAAATATAATGGATAATTCGTATTTTCAGATTTTTTTATGACAAAAACATAACTAATTCCCCCTTAATTCAATATCAAAATTTATTAATTTATTCTTAGTGAAGCTAATTATAACACAATTTTATTTTAGACCAAACATTTTTTTTTTTTTTTTTGCAATAGGTTAATTTCAAAAAAATAAAAATTAAGATTTTAGCGTAAAAAAACCCGGATTTTAAACTAGGACAAAAAAAATTAACACTAAGGTGTTGGCTTTTTTGTTCGAGTTTAAGGAGAAAGCTAACACCCAAAGTGTTAGCTTTTTTTAAATTTTCAAATGCGATAAAAAGGAGAATACTAATGTCAAGACACTTTAAAAAAGACGAGTTTGATATGATTTATAAAATTTACAATGAATTTGGATTAAAAAAAACAATAAATTATATAAATGATATTTCGCCAGAAACAAATTTTATAACCAGAACACAACTACTTCGAAGAATCAAAAAAATTATTCGGTATTATAATAATGGTATGCAAGATCAATTATTAGATAAAAAAGGTGCGAACAGAAAGCCAGGGAGTGGCAAAAAACCTAAAAAACCAATTGAACCTGATTGAAACGAATTTACAAAAGAAGAATTAATAGTAATAGCTAAGAGATATTACGAAATCAATAAAAATAAATTAAAATCAGGAAAAATTAGTGAAGCCAAAACGCTAAGTATTCCCTATAGCAAATCTGCAAAAATTTTTAATGTATGCAGACAATCAGTGGCAAAATCTAAAACTAAAGTTATAAAAGTAAGGGAACACAAAAATGATGCAATAATTAAAAAATCCTTTCTTGATAACAAAGGTAGATATGGTCGCATAAGGTTGAGTGCTTATATTTCTATGAAATATAATATTGACATTAACGCTCGAAGTCTTGGAAGACATTTAAAAAGATTGAATTTAGTATGCAAAATTAGGAAAAAAAGAAGAAAGAGCGAAATTAAGAACACCAAATTCGCACTGCCGGATATTGTTAAACGCGATTACAATGATAAATTAAATAGAAATATTTTTGCTACTGATATTACATATATAAAAGCTCCCAGAGATGTTAAGGAAAACCATGTATTTTTGTCTGTAATAATTGAGCATAAAACTAAAAAAATCAGAGATTTTAAATTATCTGTAAGCAATGATCTTAATTTAGTTATGGATAATATAAAGACATTTAGGTCTATTGATAAAAATTTTGTTATTCATTCAGACCATGGATTTCAATACACTTCAAAAACCTATATTGACAAAATAAATAAAATGGGAGGAACTGTTTCATTGTCTCGCATAGGAAATTCTTTGGATAATAGGGAGGCTGAATACTGATTTTCGATTATAAAAAGTGAATGCTTAAACGAGTTAAACTACAGTAAAATAACTTTTGAAGATCTGAAAAAAATAATTGCAGATTATATATTTTGATACAACAACGATAGAATTCAATCGATTTTAAATTGAAAAACACCACAGCAATATGCTATGATGTTATAATAATATTAAACTGTTAATTTTTTTTGTCCTAGTTTATTTACGGGTATTTTTTAATATTTATATTCGCTAAAAAGTTAATTTTTGCCATCAAACTAGGAAACTCAGGAAAAAATTGATTATTTAGTCTAAAAAAATTAAATTAATTTAAAAAAAGTACGATTATAACCAATAACTTTTCCTTTTATTGCGCTAAGAACCTCAAATGATGTCAAAGGTTTAGTTAAATTTCGCGCAATTTGACTTCAGTCAATTACTTGATCAAGACCAAAAATTTCAAGTTGATATTTTCCTTGGCCATTTGTAAGACCAGGAAGATAAATAACGCCGTATTTTGCCTTAATAAATTCAAATTTTTCTGAAGAATCTAAATTAATTTTTTTAGCAATTGAATCAGCGCAAAAGGAACCAAAACTATTATAAACAGGAATTTCACTATCAAAAAGATCAAAACTATTTTTTCCAGCATTTAAAATAGTTTTATATTCATTAGTTTGTTTGATAATTCCAACCCGATTTCAGACATTTAGCCCAACGCCAAGCGAGAAATTTTCGGCAAAACTAGTTACCATTATTACATATTCTTTAATTTTATCAGAATCAGAATAAATTTCAATGTCAAAATTACGAGCACTAAAAAATGGACTAGCTCCTTGTTTGCCTAAAAATTCAATATCTAAAAGATGATAATCATTTTCTCTGGCAATTAGTGCTGATGAGCTAAAATTTATCGGTAAAAAATCAAGAAAAAAATTTTCTTGCTCTTTGGGCAACGGTGCATTTAATTCACTTTTGGAAATCTGTTTTTTTACAAGTAAATTATTTTCAACTTTTCCATGTGAACGGTATAAAAACGAAGTAATTCCAAAGTCAATAACGTGATTTTTAATTAAATCAAGAAAATCATCGTAAAATAAAGGTTTATTTTTCAAATCTTCTGGAATTATATTGTCAATATCAAGGGCAAAAACTTCAAGTCGATAGTTATGATCTTGAGCTGGCGGCAGTGGTCCAAAATAAACTCCATCTGGATGAGGTCGATAAAATGAATCAAGCAAATAATTATTTGCATGGCGGGTCATTGAATTTTCAAATTGATACATTTTATCTTGTCGCGAAAAAGAATCATCTCATTTTAGCTTGTTTTTTTTAATATTGGCCGCAACTCAATGAATAAAAACAAAACCTAATTCAGCAGTTGCTTCATAGTCAATTAAAGTAAGGGCATATGATTTTGCGCCTTTAACTTTGTCTCATTTTATAGGAAAACTTACCGAATTAGGGTATTTTTTACCTAAATTACCATTACCAAATTGGGTGTCTAAAACGCCGTTTTTAACGTCAGGAATATAAATTTTTATCATATTTTTTAGTCTTTATCAATATTTTTTGGATTAACTATTATAAAATTTTTATTTCTTTGATTATAATATTGGGCATATTTGTCTGGTAGGGACAGTTTTTTTAAATTTTGCTCAAGATCAATAGGTTGGAAAGGCAAAAGGTTACCACTTTTAAGAAAACCACTAATATTTATTCGTCTCTCAACGTAAAATATTTTTGGATTTTTAGGGTCTTGTTTTTTAATTTCATCTTCAAGCTGCGGTAAACTTGCACTATAAAGTCCGCCTCGATGGAAATTATTAGAATTTGTAAAAGGATATTTTTGGATTTTGTCAGTTAATTTATATTTATCAAAATCATGAATCATACCAATTTGTTGCGCTTCTGCTTCTTCTCTAGTTGGAGGACCTTGAACTGGCAAAGGCGAATTTTGTTGGAAAGTTGCGACTTTTTGGGATGAATTTTGTGAAAAAAGGCTTGGTTTTTGATCTATCAGGTTTTTTTGGCTTGTAGATTTAGGTTCATTTTGACTTTGACTTTGATTTTCAGATTGACTTTCAGCCTCAGGAGTATCAGGATTTTGGTCAATTATTCAATAAATACGATAAATTGCATCTTTTATTGTATTAGTTGACTCATCTACATGAGTTTTTTGGTCATTAAGAAAAAAAGCACGCGGTTGAACTTTATATTTTCGGCCATCTTTTGCTGTTATTGAATATTTTTCTAATTTCTCAGTTAGTTCTACTTTTTTTTGGTAATCTTTATCATTAAGAATCGGAAGATCCAAATTAGTTTTTAAATTATTTTCGATAATTTTACTAAGTGTATCCAAGATTTTATAATTATAATTTCATCAAAACAAATTTGAAACAGGTTGTCTGGTTGCTGCTTCTATCCCGTTAAGGATGAATTCAATCGTTGCAGGCCCGATTACAATTTGCTCATCTTCTTGTGTTTTGTTTTGATCTTTTTGGCCTGAATTTTCTTGAGCTTGCTGGTTTTGGGATTTAGCTTTTTCCTCTTTGTTCATTTTGACAATTAGTTTAGCAAGCTCTTTGACTATTTTATAGTATAAATATTCTTCTCTTAATTCCAAATTATTTACAGCAATACCTGATCCAAAATTTTCGGGTAAAAATTCAGGATATACCTTAAAA
This sequence is a window from Mesomycoplasma ovipneumoniae. Protein-coding genes within it:
- a CDS encoding Mhp366/Mhp367 family surface (lipo)protein gives rise to the protein MKSKFFKSLAPLLFVNFFIVSCANVIPLQHRKNNDESAKNQVITEKNDSKNQILPKLGTPNNDLVQIDENLSLIGNIKTINDLNNDLSLTNENNNDVVENSAPKNNHNLANSSISTIQNPFLDKAQIENLNLFSLKSLVKSNQPKPKPKPKPEPKIEPKLEPILEQNPVVRSEINQVVEDLPIKKIPIINDKLDISKLSDYDNKSAQQIGFDLNYRVPANTFSYQPFVIKSNVIKQENDNHFLGEKNENLNIYLLDKINTGSVSENENVKQTNFGYLNPRFRWNYFKPDYFGFRSLDYSDQRYKDIFQRNVRFSTGTAILLDSHEGESAFLTNHHVLYIRQKPFWETMAFPLMRFYYNDKVNSLGSLASSGILSLFWIKAEYDRQVQELRARHDPIPRSQLIYIDPITQEKLTKFNIDLHKRYFREEKNFNNFGKDVAIFYFNHAKFRDDIQDLFNFYQKHKEWLLSSFRYSNGETIENDITRFDSQFKIFSNFWDHVQQFPPLKISEKSWKDGEIDYTTKIGGFWPQFAFSKNMFKGVYIKNGAPNFFVTNGPGASGSGVYNTNGELIFMNQLITVTKNQKSLYYDQNNLTSHMTTGILFRNDKIDLVSEIKKFYYNKNKNLKK
- a CDS encoding DUF3899 domain-containing protein produces the protein MAFVQKKVWYDIVSILGLLSISISVLATVLRLGLFSSFSVSYHKWRIQSQNRMLEKRGFKPVSPKIDYNFVKQKQKELSILPIFLGFVVGFVLLIISLPFLIINS
- a CDS encoding MAGa3780 family membrane protein, yielding MIENNDTYLASKFDHFSNWKKERKISLIFSLLILSITISLIAYSMIENRREFVLDKYYFISFTNYFQNFSAFFYLTYQSNLIYGITLFTFVLNATQRKFQILFVFTVILTIVLIVFWTVLAWNLNMTWSVLATTSTVHFFHPVFAIFVLFWYRKQFSVSKLGLGFGVIYSVCYYIFCVLLYFFTLRQWVAPEIKKVGAQEIKNMVFFYTGLTIYPFINFLHPFFYSGNNQSIVILLNLLMASSVVFLPYMISLFYINIFGIKATNWRLTREIKSISNRLKAFFWVSKPKN
- the mnmA gene encoding tRNA 2-thiouridine(34) synthase MnmA, whose protein sequence is MAKIVVGLSGGVDSAVSAYLLKKQGHEVICVFMRNWDSDLNNDFLGQKNLGDNHICPQEQDWHDAKKVAEQLNLPIFRVDFVKQYWDEVFSDLIQKYKSGLTPNPDILCNKNIKFKHFLDYAINVHQADFIAMGHYAKTKNGKLFTPKDKNKDQTYFLGQLSKDQLKKTIFPLGDYLKTEVREIAKNLELMNATKKDSTGICFIGERKFTDFLQNYIPAQPGPIVDIYTNEIIGKHIGIMYFTIGQRKGFGLSGMNEPYFVVGHNLQEKILYVAPSSQKIWLESNQLLAINANFLTENFPLENLKAKFRYRQEFVEVNIKIIDQNSFYVYYQNYTAVTPGQQVVIYSQDQVVLAGEISLIFRDDKKLDYLS
- a CDS encoding IS3 family transposase, whose translation is MSRHFKKDEFDMIYKIYNEFGLKKTINYINDISPETNFITRTQLLRRIKKIIRYYNNGMQDQLLDKKGANRKPGSGKKPKKPIEPDWNEFTKEELIVIAKRYYEINKNKLKSGKISEAKTLSIPYSKSAKIFNVCRQSVAKSKTKVIKVREHKNDAIIKKSFLDNKGRYGRIRLSAYISMKYNIDINARSLGRHLKRLNLVCKIRKKRRKSEIKNTKFALPDIVKRDYNDKLNRNIFATDITYIKAPRDVKENHVFLSVIIEHKTKKIRDFKLSVSNDLNLVMDNIKTFRSIDKNFVIHSDHGFQYTSKTYIDKINKMGGTVSLSRIGNSLDNREAEYWFSIIKSECLNELNYSKITFEDLKKIIADYIFWYNNDRIQSILNWKTPQQYAMML
- a CDS encoding YbhB/YbcL family Raf kinase inhibitor-like protein — translated: MIKIYIPDVKNGVLDTQFGNGNLGKKYPNSVSFPIKWDKVKGAKSYALTLIDYEATAELGFVFIHWVAANIKKNKLKWDDSFSRQDKMYQFENSMTRHANNYLLDSFYRPHPDGVYFGPLPPAQDHNYRLEVFALDIDNIIPEDLKNKPLFYDDFLDLIKNHVIDFGITSFLYRSHGKVENNLLVKKQISKSELNAPLPKEQENFFLDFLPINFSSSALIARENDYHLLDIEFLGKQGASPFFSARNFDIEIYSDSDKIKEYVIMVTSFAENFSLGVGLNVWNRVGIIKQTNEYKTILNAGKNSFDLFDSEIPVYNSFGSFCADSIAKKINLDSSEKFEFIKAKYGVIYLPGLTNGQGKYQLEIFGLDQVIDWSQIARNLTKPLTSFEVLSAIKGKVIGYNRTFFKLI